Proteins co-encoded in one Sporosarcina sp. FSL K6-1522 genomic window:
- the rraA gene encoding ribonuclease E activity regulator RraA — translation MSIKTADLCDDFSNELQVCSVEFQSYGKHKRFSGPIATVKVFEDNVLVKEALQTIPEGSVLVVDGGGSKRCALMGDNLGDIAQTRKLAGVIIFGCVRDTVDIGEQNIGVFALGSNPLKSVKKGKGEQNVPLNFGDIEWVPGHYVYADEDGVVVAARHLLG, via the coding sequence ATGTCGATAAAAACAGCGGATTTATGTGATGATTTTTCCAATGAGCTACAAGTATGTTCAGTAGAATTCCAATCGTATGGCAAGCATAAACGATTTTCAGGACCGATTGCCACTGTTAAAGTGTTTGAAGATAATGTGTTGGTGAAAGAAGCTTTGCAGACAATTCCGGAAGGTAGCGTCCTCGTTGTCGATGGGGGCGGTTCTAAACGATGTGCATTAATGGGGGATAATTTAGGGGATATCGCACAAACACGCAAGCTAGCGGGAGTTATTATTTTTGGCTGTGTGCGTGATACAGTGGATATTGGGGAGCAAAATATCGGTGTCTTCGCACTCGGTAGCAATCCATTGAAAAGCGTGAAAAAAGGCAAGGGCGAGCAAAACGTTCCTTTGAACTTTGGAGATATTGAATGGGTGCCAGGGCACTACGTCTATGCGGATGAAGATGGAGTCGTTGTAGCAGCGCGTCATTTGCTAGGCTAA
- a CDS encoding fumarylacetoacetate hydrolase family protein, giving the protein MKLLSFRYEGQTLFGPKVKKEDAVWDMLAIADAYDISDFPQTITAGIAQGMDFVEQVRKLAEQARLDENSERFKYEFTEIEWLAPIPRTPKNVLCVGKNYADHAVEMGADAPPEKLMLFTKSPTAIAADEQDLPIHEGVTDSLDYEGELAVVISKTGRNIPKQLAYDYVFGYTIANDVTARDIQTAHGQFFLGKSLDGSCPMGPYIVTKNEIPNAHDLSIVTKVNDEVRQNSNTASMIFKIDELIAEISRFITLEPGDVILTGTPAGVGKGMTPPTFLKKGDTVKVSIEGIGTLVNKFV; this is encoded by the coding sequence ATGAAATTGTTATCGTTCCGCTATGAGGGCCAAACATTGTTCGGACCAAAAGTAAAAAAAGAGGATGCAGTATGGGATATGCTAGCCATTGCAGATGCATATGACATCTCCGATTTCCCACAAACAATTACAGCGGGTATTGCCCAAGGAATGGACTTTGTGGAACAAGTGCGTAAATTAGCGGAACAAGCACGTCTAGATGAAAATTCAGAGCGTTTTAAATATGAATTTACAGAAATTGAATGGCTTGCGCCGATTCCAAGAACGCCTAAAAATGTGTTATGTGTAGGCAAAAACTATGCAGATCATGCAGTGGAAATGGGGGCAGATGCGCCACCTGAAAAGCTGATGCTCTTTACAAAATCACCGACAGCCATCGCTGCGGACGAACAGGATTTACCGATTCATGAAGGCGTGACAGACAGCCTCGATTATGAAGGGGAGCTTGCTGTCGTCATTAGCAAGACAGGGCGTAATATCCCGAAACAGCTTGCCTACGATTATGTATTCGGTTATACCATTGCCAATGATGTTACTGCGCGTGATATCCAAACGGCACATGGACAGTTTTTCCTTGGCAAAAGCTTAGACGGTTCTTGTCCGATGGGGCCTTATATTGTGACGAAAAATGAAATTCCAAATGCGCATGATTTATCCATCGTGACAAAGGTTAATGATGAGGTCAGGCAGAATAGCAATACAGCATCGATGATATTTAAAATTGATGAATTGATTGCGGAAATTTCTCGTTTTATTACGTTGGAGCCAGGCGATGTGATTTTGACAGGTACGCCTGCTGGGGTTGGAAAAGGGATGACACCGCCAACATTTTTGAAAAAGGGCGATACGGTGAAAGTGTCTATCGAAGGTATTGGCACACTCGTCAATAAATTTGTCTAA
- a CDS encoding Cof-type HAD-IIB family hydrolase translates to MKPHLIVLDLDGTLLTDEKVISEKTIQTLKQAEAQGHHIMIATGRPYRASEVYYRQLGLTTPIVNFNGAFVHHPGNRSWQTIHETISLPVVKEVIDAMQPFSVHNIVAEVMDDVYMHYHDEKLLDIFGFGNPIITQGDIRQYLQVNPTSLLIQANENTVDPIRRHLADVHAEVIDHRRWGAPWHVIEIVRHGLNKAVGISHVSKWMDIPRERIIAFGDEDNDLEMIDYAGVGVAMGNGIDRLKSIADEVTLTNNEDGIAQVLKERLHLS, encoded by the coding sequence TTGAAACCACATTTAATCGTCCTCGATCTTGACGGGACTTTACTGACCGACGAAAAAGTCATTTCCGAAAAAACGATACAGACGCTAAAACAAGCAGAAGCGCAAGGCCATCATATTATGATTGCAACGGGTAGACCATATCGCGCAAGTGAAGTGTACTACCGTCAACTCGGCTTAACAACACCGATTGTCAATTTCAACGGCGCATTCGTCCACCATCCTGGTAATCGCTCTTGGCAAACAATTCATGAGACCATTTCGTTGCCTGTTGTCAAAGAAGTTATCGATGCTATGCAGCCATTTTCGGTCCATAACATTGTTGCCGAAGTCATGGATGATGTATACATGCATTATCATGATGAAAAACTGCTCGATATTTTCGGCTTTGGTAATCCGATCATTACGCAAGGTGACATTCGACAATATTTACAAGTGAACCCAACAAGTTTACTCATTCAAGCGAACGAAAATACTGTCGATCCGATTCGCCGCCATCTTGCGGATGTTCATGCGGAGGTCATTGACCATAGACGCTGGGGTGCTCCTTGGCATGTTATTGAAATCGTGCGACACGGTTTGAATAAAGCCGTTGGGATTTCCCACGTCTCCAAATGGATGGACATTCCGCGCGAGCGCATCATTGCGTTTGGTGATGAAGACAACGACCTCGAAATGATTGACTATGCAGGCGTCGGCGTCGCGATGGGCAACGGCATCGACAGACTGAAATCCATTGCCGACGAAGTGACATTGACAAATAACGAAGATGGCATTGCACAAGTGCTCAAAGAACGGTTACACTTGTCATAA
- a CDS encoding DUF418 domain-containing protein, with protein sequence MKGTPTTLGNRVEVLDLLRGVALLGIFVANMLHFHSPYLYMDPYSWFSTPSDQATFKNIDIFVEASFYPIFAMLFGYGLNMQYEKALANGTAFAPFMVRRLTVLLGFGLIHALVVWSGDVLFTYAVMGFVMIAFVRIPKKWLLPIAAIVYIVPNAFFYIVTYLLEKISPNMMMEGYADIHQIELAIGAYGLGTYGEIFSFRLVEWLTFGLLSTASGFIIILPLMMIGAGLSKWQVFERASELKGRIAVITVIALVAGIWMKAAPHIDGANTADMMLQTSFGGPILAAGYVGLLLLLWQVPFIRTVFRPISKAGRMSLTTYIMQSVIATTIFYAYGFGMYGKVDLATGIWIAIGVFAIQVIFAELWLSKFRMGPLEWVWRKATYGKSFSNKEGKSRPLS encoded by the coding sequence TTGAAGGGAACACCGACAACACTTGGCAATCGGGTTGAAGTACTCGATTTGCTGCGAGGAGTTGCATTGCTCGGTATTTTTGTCGCAAATATGCTGCACTTCCACTCGCCTTATTTGTATATGGATCCGTATTCGTGGTTCAGTACGCCAAGTGACCAAGCAACATTTAAAAATATTGATATTTTTGTAGAGGCAAGTTTTTACCCGATTTTTGCGATGTTATTTGGCTATGGTTTGAATATGCAATATGAAAAGGCATTAGCAAACGGTACTGCGTTTGCGCCATTTATGGTACGTCGTTTAACGGTTTTACTAGGCTTTGGCTTGATCCATGCGTTGGTCGTTTGGTCGGGTGATGTGTTGTTCACCTATGCGGTGATGGGCTTTGTGATGATTGCGTTTGTTCGTATTCCGAAGAAATGGCTCCTCCCGATTGCGGCGATTGTCTATATTGTGCCGAACGCATTTTTCTATATTGTCACGTATTTACTTGAAAAGATTAGCCCGAATATGATGATGGAGGGCTATGCAGACATTCATCAAATTGAGCTAGCGATTGGTGCATATGGGCTTGGCACTTATGGTGAAATATTTAGCTTTCGCCTGGTTGAATGGTTAACATTCGGTCTGCTGTCGACAGCGAGTGGTTTTATCATCATCTTGCCACTCATGATGATTGGTGCGGGGCTTTCCAAATGGCAAGTGTTTGAACGTGCTAGCGAACTGAAAGGCCGTATTGCGGTGATCACTGTGATTGCGCTTGTAGCGGGAATTTGGATGAAAGCTGCGCCACATATTGATGGGGCGAATACGGCAGATATGATGTTACAAACGTCATTTGGTGGGCCAATCTTGGCAGCGGGGTATGTGGGATTGTTATTGCTGTTATGGCAAGTTCCGTTTATCCGCACGGTCTTCCGTCCGATTTCCAAAGCAGGTAGGATGTCATTGACCACCTATATTATGCAGTCCGTCATTGCGACAACGATTTTCTATGCCTACGGTTTTGGAATGTATGGAAAAGTCGATTTAGCAACGGGGATATGGATTGCGATTGGGGTATTTGCTATCCAAGTGATTTTTGCAGAACTATGGTTGTCGAAATTCCGCATGGGGCCGTTAGAGTGGGTCTGGCGAAAAGCGACTTACGGAAAAAGTTTTTCGAATAAAGAGGGAAAGAGTCGACCTTTGTCGTAA
- a CDS encoding DegV family protein, with product MKIFADSACDLPKSFFAENDVTLLPLRVLIDDQEYDDILTIDSKEVYKAIRAGKHPKTSQASPELILEKWRELAQSREDGIYIAFSSELSGTHDTAVMLRDQVKETNPHMNLVIIDSKCASLGYGLLVKEAVRLRDAGETDIRTIERKIRHMAGHMEHLFTVEDLDYLAKGGRVSKASAFIGGLLNIKPLLHVESGKLVPLEKHRGRKKVLRRMTELMAERGDHLANQTIAISHGDDESIALELKAVIEELFRPKNIEIHLIGSAVGSHAGPGTVAVFFLNKL from the coding sequence ATGAAAATTTTTGCGGACAGTGCATGCGATCTACCAAAATCTTTTTTTGCAGAAAATGATGTCACACTCCTCCCACTAAGGGTTCTAATTGACGATCAAGAGTATGATGATATTTTAACAATCGATTCCAAAGAAGTATACAAAGCCATTCGAGCTGGCAAACATCCTAAAACGTCACAAGCCTCTCCGGAGCTGATCCTGGAAAAATGGCGGGAGCTCGCTCAATCTAGGGAAGATGGCATCTATATCGCTTTCTCGTCAGAGCTATCAGGCACGCATGATACAGCGGTCATGCTAAGGGATCAAGTAAAAGAGACGAATCCCCATATGAATTTAGTCATTATTGATTCGAAATGTGCTTCCCTTGGCTATGGATTGCTCGTGAAAGAAGCCGTTCGCCTACGAGATGCTGGTGAAACTGACATCCGAACAATCGAACGTAAAATACGCCATATGGCAGGGCATATGGAGCATTTATTCACCGTGGAGGATCTTGATTATCTTGCAAAAGGTGGACGTGTATCGAAAGCTAGTGCCTTTATCGGCGGGTTATTGAACATTAAACCACTTTTGCATGTTGAAAGCGGCAAACTTGTGCCACTTGAAAAACACCGAGGCCGTAAAAAAGTATTGCGCCGAATGACAGAGTTAATGGCAGAGCGTGGCGATCATTTAGCCAACCAAACAATCGCCATTAGCCATGGTGATGATGAAAGCATTGCACTTGAATTGAAGGCAGTTATCGAAGAATTATTCCGCCCGAAAAATATCGAAATTCACCTCATCGGCTCTGCCGTCGGTTCACACGCCGGCCCAGGCACAGTCGCAGTATTTTTCTTAAATAAACTGTAA
- a CDS encoding alpha-amylase family glycosyl hydrolase → MKVNKGFGLIVTLLVFVSTLYPTGAFAQAERTIEDESIYDLLVDRYNNGDGTNDIDVDVEDGNAFNGGDFAGVTARLEHITKMGFTMISLGPIFSTESYDGSKVLDYTKLEPRFGTDKDFAAMHKAVQKQDLAIIADFPFGGVSANHVWAQEGTAKFTPAADDTIDWDTTDPGTQQALKNAVINFMETAKLDGIRLTKISHVDTAFINEVIAAIKEVHPDAYVLTNEASDADFDAAPSMDKMAALKQSFVGTDADTSPLALFDNPNKKELIQFDELTGPRFTYEMVEARMYPPTRWKVAAAGLFTLPGIPVLPYASEIAVNGKEAPESHPMTNFKTDMELADHIGNLNSLRNQSEALRNGDFEMLHNKDGFTVYKRSNDKETWIVALNNTSETANVEIPKEIIGENKKLRGVLDNDLIRESKDGVYRVVLERELAEIYIADEDTGYNTPYLIASILIYVLFFGFLFMMFKKSRQAKRARAAK, encoded by the coding sequence GTGAAGGTAAATAAAGGATTTGGACTAATTGTAACCTTGCTCGTATTTGTATCGACCTTGTATCCAACAGGGGCTTTTGCACAGGCAGAGCGAACAATTGAGGACGAAAGTATATATGATTTGCTCGTCGACCGTTACAACAACGGGGATGGCACAAACGATATTGACGTGGACGTTGAAGATGGCAATGCGTTTAACGGCGGTGATTTTGCCGGTGTCACTGCGAGATTAGAGCATATTACAAAAATGGGCTTCACGATGATTTCACTAGGGCCTATTTTTAGCACAGAATCGTACGATGGTAGTAAAGTACTGGATTATACGAAGTTGGAACCGCGTTTTGGGACAGATAAAGATTTTGCGGCTATGCATAAGGCAGTTCAGAAGCAAGACCTGGCAATCATCGCAGATTTTCCATTTGGCGGTGTGAGTGCTAATCACGTTTGGGCACAAGAAGGAACGGCAAAATTCACACCAGCAGCAGATGATACAATCGACTGGGACACTACAGATCCAGGCACGCAACAAGCATTGAAAAATGCAGTTATTAACTTTATGGAAACAGCTAAACTGGACGGTATCCGATTAACGAAAATTAGTCATGTCGACACAGCGTTTATCAATGAAGTGATTGCGGCTATTAAAGAAGTGCATCCTGATGCTTACGTGTTAACGAATGAAGCGAGTGACGCAGATTTTGATGCAGCGCCAAGCATGGACAAAATGGCGGCATTGAAGCAGTCATTTGTCGGAACAGATGCCGACACATCACCGCTTGCGCTATTTGATAACCCGAACAAAAAAGAACTCATTCAATTTGATGAATTGACAGGACCACGCTTCACCTATGAAATGGTGGAAGCGAGAATGTACCCGCCAACAAGATGGAAAGTAGCAGCGGCAGGCCTATTTACATTGCCAGGAATCCCTGTCCTTCCATATGCTTCGGAAATTGCAGTAAACGGGAAAGAAGCACCTGAAAGTCATCCAATGACAAACTTTAAAACTGATATGGAACTAGCCGATCACATCGGTAATTTAAACAGCTTGCGCAATCAATCCGAAGCCCTTCGTAATGGAGACTTCGAAATGTTGCACAATAAAGATGGCTTTACGGTTTATAAACGTTCAAATGATAAGGAAACATGGATCGTTGCGTTGAACAATACATCAGAAACAGCCAATGTAGAAATTCCGAAAGAAATTATCGGGGAAAACAAGAAACTACGTGGCGTACTCGATAATGATTTGATTCGCGAATCGAAAGATGGCGTATACCGTGTTGTATTAGAACGAGAACTTGCTGAAATTTATATTGCGGATGAAGATACGGGATATAATACACCGTATCTTATCGCATCGATTCTTATTTATGTCTTATTCTTTGGCTTCCTCTTCATGATGTTCAAAAAAAGTCGACAAGCGAAACGAGCGCGTGCGGCGAAGTAA
- a CDS encoding prolyl oligopeptidase family serine peptidase: MIVNEEMWGKIPLLHIVEKELEDKQVPVVIFAHGFTSAKEHNLHYAYNMARKGIRVLLPDAHLHGVRHENLDEVQLGLRFWETVLTSIEEIGFLREELIARKLVTTENIGLGGTSMGGITTLGCLTVYDWVDAAAVMMGAPGFVQLAKAQMAQFENRGFKLPITAEERASLLDTLSTFDLTKHPKALQNRPLFFWHGKQDTVVPYEPTFNFYEAVKKAYADAPERFEFMSDDTAGHAVSRVGMLRAADWFARHLKG, encoded by the coding sequence GTGATTGTCAATGAAGAGATGTGGGGAAAGATTCCCTTATTACATATTGTAGAAAAAGAACTTGAAGATAAACAAGTGCCTGTCGTCATTTTTGCGCATGGTTTTACGAGTGCGAAAGAACATAACTTACATTACGCATATAACATGGCCCGAAAAGGTATTCGCGTTTTATTACCAGATGCGCATTTACATGGCGTGCGGCATGAAAATTTGGATGAAGTTCAACTAGGCCTTCGCTTTTGGGAAACGGTGCTAACATCGATTGAAGAAATCGGCTTCCTTCGAGAAGAGTTGATTGCACGCAAGCTCGTTACAACAGAGAACATCGGTTTGGGTGGCACATCGATGGGTGGCATTACGACGCTTGGTTGTTTGACTGTCTATGATTGGGTGGATGCGGCGGCCGTGATGATGGGCGCACCCGGGTTTGTCCAACTGGCAAAAGCGCAAATGGCTCAGTTCGAAAATCGTGGTTTCAAATTGCCGATCACGGCAGAAGAAAGAGCGTCTTTATTAGATACGTTATCGACGTTTGATTTAACGAAGCATCCAAAGGCATTGCAAAACAGGCCGCTGTTTTTCTGGCATGGCAAACAAGATACGGTTGTGCCGTACGAACCAACGTTTAATTTTTATGAAGCGGTGAAAAAAGCGTACGCAGATGCGCCAGAACGATTTGAATTTATGTCAGATGATACGGCTGGACATGCCGTGTCAAGAGTGGGAATGTTACGTGCGGCAGATTGGTTTGCGCGTCATTTGAAAGGTTAA
- a CDS encoding YisL family protein has protein sequence MTVLDSTHFHIFSWVVGIILFLVAAVMANGTKGKKITHMIARLFYVLILVSGFLLFMKTMSLGMGALYGMKFLFGLVTIGMMEMVLVRSEKNKSVTMFWVLFFVFLFVTMFLGFKLPLGITWFK, from the coding sequence GTGACAGTTTTGGATTCAACGCATTTCCACATTTTTTCATGGGTTGTAGGCATCATTCTTTTCCTTGTCGCAGCTGTAATGGCGAATGGCACAAAAGGGAAAAAAATTACGCATATGATCGCACGCCTGTTTTATGTATTGATTTTAGTGTCAGGCTTCTTGTTGTTCATGAAAACGATGAGTTTGGGTATGGGCGCGTTGTACGGCATGAAATTCCTTTTCGGTCTAGTGACAATCGGTATGATGGAAATGGTGCTTGTGCGCTCTGAGAAGAATAAGAGTGTTACGATGTTCTGGGTTCTGTTTTTCGTATTCTTATTCGTAACAATGTTCTTAGGTTTCAAACTTCCGCTAGGAATTACATGGTTTAAGTAA
- a CDS encoding metal-sulfur cluster assembly factor, translating to MSEAMKESLMGALENVIDPELGIDIVNLGLVYDAELSEEGTAIVTMTLTSMGCPMGPQIVANIKQELVELPEVKDVDVNIVWNPPWSRENMSRYAKMALGVR from the coding sequence ATGAGTGAAGCAATGAAAGAGAGTCTAATGGGGGCTCTAGAAAACGTCATCGACCCAGAACTTGGCATCGATATCGTGAACTTGGGTCTTGTCTATGATGCTGAGCTAAGCGAAGAAGGCACGGCGATTGTCACAATGACATTGACATCAATGGGCTGTCCGATGGGGCCGCAAATTGTTGCGAACATCAAGCAAGAATTGGTGGAACTTCCAGAAGTGAAAGACGTAGATGTCAACATCGTTTGGAACCCACCATGGTCAAGGGAAAACATGTCACGCTATGCAAAAATGGCGCTTGGCGTAAGATAA